One Pseudorhodoplanes sinuspersici DNA segment encodes these proteins:
- a CDS encoding Bug family tripartite tricarboxylate transporter substrate binding protein, which yields MMRTRLLLAAAFLCAATTVDAHAQSDNYPNRPVTVIMPFAGGSASDVITRILLDRMSKTLGQPFVVDNRPGAGGNTGTAAAAKVTPDGYTLLVSSSGPLAANKTLFKSLPYEPEKDFTPVSLFAVMPNIVVVNSKLPPKTLSEFIGYAKAHPKQLNYGSVGVGSSQHLAGAFFDQLAGVELVHVPYRNIAQYTPDFIAGQVPIGFQLLPNVSALLQSGDARPLAVTSDKRMTALPDVPTAEEAGLKGYQTGAWFALLGPAGMPKPIVDKLYAAMSEALKDPEVRKRLTEQGAEPSSPGPEHLKKFIASETIKQRDIIKNAGVEPM from the coding sequence ATGATGAGAACGAGATTGCTTCTGGCCGCAGCGTTTCTGTGTGCGGCAACAACCGTCGACGCGCATGCACAAAGCGATAATTATCCCAATCGGCCGGTGACGGTGATCATGCCGTTCGCCGGCGGCAGCGCCAGCGATGTCATCACGCGCATCCTGCTCGATCGCATGTCGAAGACCTTGGGACAGCCCTTCGTCGTCGATAACAGGCCCGGCGCCGGCGGCAATACCGGAACGGCGGCCGCCGCCAAGGTCACGCCCGACGGCTATACGCTGCTCGTCAGTTCATCCGGCCCGCTGGCGGCGAACAAGACGCTGTTCAAGTCGCTGCCCTACGAACCGGAAAAAGACTTCACACCGGTCTCGCTGTTCGCGGTGATGCCGAACATCGTGGTCGTCAATTCCAAATTGCCGCCCAAGACGCTGAGCGAGTTCATCGGCTACGCCAAGGCGCATCCCAAGCAGCTCAATTACGGCAGTGTTGGCGTCGGTTCATCGCAACACCTGGCTGGCGCCTTTTTTGATCAGTTGGCGGGCGTCGAACTGGTGCACGTGCCCTATCGCAACATCGCGCAATACACGCCGGATTTCATCGCCGGTCAGGTGCCGATCGGCTTCCAGCTTCTGCCGAATGTGTCGGCGCTGCTGCAATCCGGCGACGCACGGCCGCTGGCTGTCACCAGCGACAAGCGCATGACCGCGTTGCCGGATGTTCCGACAGCGGAAGAAGCGGGCCTGAAAGGCTATCAGACCGGCGCATGGTTTGCCTTGCTCGGCCCGGCCGGCATGCCGAAGCCGATCGTCGACAAACTGTATGCGGCCATGTCGGAAGCCTTGAAGGACCCGGAGGTGCGCAAGCGCCTCACCGAACAAGGTGCCGAGCCATCCTCGCCCGGGCCCGAGCACCTCAAGAAGTTCATCGCCTCCGAAACGATCAAGCAGCGCGACATCATCAAGAACGCCGGCGTCGAGCCGATGTGA
- a CDS encoding ABC transporter permease — protein sequence MISALAKAARRSAMPLLGAVIFLLVWEAGVRLFGVRPILLPAPSLIGEELIASPVWFAEQTAYTLGITLAGFAVATVFGVLFAILIVEWKVLDRLLFPLFVALNSVPKVALAPLFLIWFGTGAEPKIAIAFLIAVFAVVIDTALGLQSVPPDTIDLARTLRGSRLKVLLRIKLYCALPHLFAGLKVAMSLALVGAIVGEFVSSQRGLGYVILTAQGTFDTPRVFAAIAILAVLGVALIALIGAIERIALPWHHATSRRAE from the coding sequence ATGATTAGTGCTCTGGCCAAAGCCGCGCGCCGCAGCGCCATGCCGCTCCTCGGCGCGGTGATCTTTCTCCTCGTGTGGGAGGCGGGCGTTCGCCTGTTCGGCGTGCGGCCGATCCTGTTGCCGGCGCCCTCGCTGATTGGCGAAGAACTGATCGCTTCGCCGGTCTGGTTCGCGGAGCAGACGGCGTATACACTTGGCATCACGCTGGCGGGCTTTGCCGTCGCCACCGTGTTCGGCGTCCTTTTCGCCATTCTCATCGTTGAGTGGAAGGTGCTGGACCGGTTGCTGTTTCCGCTGTTTGTCGCGCTCAACAGCGTGCCGAAGGTGGCGCTGGCACCGCTATTCCTGATCTGGTTCGGCACCGGGGCGGAACCGAAAATCGCCATCGCCTTTCTGATCGCGGTCTTCGCCGTGGTGATCGATACCGCGCTCGGTCTGCAATCGGTGCCGCCGGACACCATCGATCTGGCGCGCACGCTGCGCGGATCGCGCCTGAAAGTGCTGCTGCGGATCAAGCTCTATTGCGCGCTGCCGCATCTGTTTGCCGGGCTCAAGGTGGCGATGTCGCTGGCGCTGGTCGGTGCCATTGTCGGCGAGTTCGTCTCCTCGCAGCGTGGTCTTGGCTATGTGATCCTCACGGCGCAGGGGACCTTCGACACGCCGCGCGTCTTTGCCGCGATCGCCATTCTCGCGGTGCTGGGTGTCGCCCTGATAGCGCTGATCGGAGCGATCGAGCGCATTGCGTTGCCCTGGCATCACGCAACGTCGCGCCGGGCGGAATGA
- a CDS encoding ABC transporter ATP-binding protein yields MIAASDVVKRFGGADGVTALQGISLDIAEGEFISLVGPSGCGKSTFLRCLAGLEVPTSGSLQLDGAPIKGPPERLGMAFQRDALLEWFDVLENVLLPADFGGYGKKKYEARARELLRMVGLDAFTGAYPQALSGGMRQRVAICRSLLLDPRLLLMDEPFGALDALTRDQINVDLRRLWTRHRMTVVFVTHSITEAVFLSTRVVVFTPRPGRIVEDIAIDLPAERKLAIRESAEFGAYTSRIRGLFEQMGLIHD; encoded by the coding sequence ATGATCGCGGCGTCTGACGTCGTCAAACGTTTCGGCGGTGCCGATGGCGTCACCGCATTGCAAGGCATTTCGCTCGACATTGCCGAAGGTGAATTTATTAGCCTGGTCGGGCCGAGCGGATGCGGCAAGAGCACATTCCTTCGTTGTCTCGCCGGCCTCGAAGTACCGACGAGCGGCAGCCTTCAACTCGATGGCGCGCCGATCAAGGGGCCGCCGGAGCGTCTTGGCATGGCGTTTCAGCGCGATGCGCTGCTGGAATGGTTCGACGTCCTCGAGAATGTTCTGCTGCCTGCCGATTTCGGCGGCTATGGCAAGAAGAAATACGAAGCCCGCGCGCGCGAATTGCTGCGGATGGTCGGATTGGACGCGTTCACCGGCGCCTATCCGCAAGCGTTATCCGGCGGCATGCGCCAGCGCGTCGCCATCTGCCGCTCGCTGCTGCTGGATCCACGCCTGCTGCTGATGGATGAGCCGTTCGGAGCACTGGATGCGCTGACGCGTGATCAGATCAATGTCGATCTGCGCCGGCTATGGACCAGGCACCGGATGACGGTCGTGTTCGTTACGCACAGCATCACCGAGGCGGTGTTTCTCTCGACCCGCGTGGTCGTGTTCACGCCGCGGCCGGGCCGCATCGTCGAGGACATTGCCATCGATCTTCCGGCCGAACGCAAACTGGCGATACGGGAAAGCGCAGAATTCGGCGCTTATACCAGCCGCATCCGGGGCCTGTTCGAACAGATGGGCCTGATCCATGATTAG
- a CDS encoding ABC transporter substrate-binding protein, whose protein sequence is MTAIAVLSAGVLTNQPASAADRLAVRLDWTPWGSQAPFHLAAKKGLFAKYDLDVVLEDGNGSVATVQIVGNGEYDVGHASLAPMVIARSKGLPVKAIAGFIKQNDIGLLVPKDSGIAGPADLKGKKIAFTAGSLEAPFIDRFLAAGKLTRGDVDLISVDAAGKAGLYMAGRSDAAFSSAPFFLAVVASQRPSNAIRFADQGLNFPSFGLMATEKSIASKREALKRFASVVSGTWAYIFDGHQDEAVQAIIAARPQAKLNPAVLRQQIDTLKDYTVTEATKSLPFGTMAASDWKRAVEVLVEGGLVDKSLDSNSTFTNELIDAAIVADVASGKH, encoded by the coding sequence TTGACTGCGATTGCAGTTCTTTCTGCTGGTGTACTGACGAATCAGCCGGCGTCGGCCGCCGATCGTCTGGCCGTCCGGCTCGACTGGACGCCGTGGGGATCGCAAGCGCCCTTCCATCTGGCAGCGAAGAAGGGATTGTTCGCAAAATACGATCTCGATGTCGTGCTGGAAGACGGTAACGGATCCGTCGCCACCGTTCAGATCGTCGGCAATGGCGAATACGATGTCGGCCATGCCTCGCTCGCGCCGATGGTTATCGCCCGCTCCAAGGGATTGCCGGTCAAGGCGATTGCCGGTTTCATCAAGCAGAACGATATCGGCCTGCTGGTGCCGAAAGACAGCGGCATCGCGGGGCCGGCCGATCTCAAGGGCAAGAAGATTGCCTTTACGGCCGGCTCGCTGGAAGCGCCGTTCATTGATCGCTTTCTCGCCGCCGGCAAGCTGACACGAGGCGATGTCGATCTGATCAGCGTCGACGCGGCCGGGAAGGCGGGGCTGTACATGGCGGGACGCTCCGATGCTGCGTTTTCGTCGGCGCCATTCTTTCTGGCCGTGGTCGCAAGCCAGCGGCCCTCGAATGCCATCCGCTTCGCCGATCAGGGCCTCAATTTTCCAAGCTTCGGATTGATGGCGACGGAAAAGTCGATCGCGTCGAAACGCGAGGCGCTGAAACGCTTTGCCAGCGTCGTCTCCGGGACCTGGGCCTATATCTTCGACGGGCATCAGGATGAAGCGGTGCAGGCGATCATCGCGGCGCGGCCGCAGGCCAAGCTTAATCCCGCCGTGCTGCGCCAGCAAATCGATACGCTGAAGGATTACACCGTGACCGAGGCGACCAAGTCGCTGCCCTTCGGCACGATGGCGGCCTCCGACTGGAAACGGGCGGTGGAGGTTCTGGTGGAAGGTGGACTGGTCGACAAAAGCCTGGATTCGAATTCGACATTCACGAACGAATTGATCGACGCTGCGATCGTTGCCGATGTCGCCAGCGGCAAGCATTGA
- the maiA gene encoding maleylacetoacetate isomerase, whose amino-acid sequence MSRQLYTFFRSSTSFRLRIALAYKRLDYEPHYVSLPKMEHRVPSYRDINPQGLVPLLVEGGRSLIQSMAIIEYLDEVYPDPPLMPKDPAGRAYVRAVSQIIGCEIHPLNNVRVLKHLKAQFGADEAATNAWYEHWIAEGLSGLEGYLAREGMSGDFCYGNTVTMADICLVPQIFNARRFNCSLDAYPKLLAITDRCMTLDAFRTTEPSTQADAF is encoded by the coding sequence ATGTCACGTCAGCTCTACACGTTCTTCCGCTCCTCGACCTCGTTCCGTCTGAGGATTGCGCTGGCTTACAAGCGGCTCGATTACGAGCCGCATTATGTCAGCCTGCCGAAGATGGAGCACCGGGTCCCGTCGTATCGGGACATCAACCCGCAGGGATTGGTGCCGCTCCTCGTCGAGGGCGGCCGGTCGCTGATCCAGTCGATGGCGATCATCGAGTATCTCGATGAGGTCTATCCCGATCCGCCGTTGATGCCGAAGGATCCGGCCGGGCGGGCCTATGTGCGGGCGGTGTCGCAAATCATCGGTTGTGAAATTCATCCGCTCAACAATGTGCGGGTGCTGAAGCATCTGAAGGCGCAATTCGGCGCCGACGAAGCGGCCACCAATGCCTGGTATGAGCACTGGATCGCCGAAGGGTTGTCGGGCCTTGAGGGTTACCTCGCGCGCGAGGGGATGTCCGGCGATTTCTGTTACGGCAATACGGTGACAATGGCGGATATCTGCCTCGTGCCGCAAATTTTCAACGCGCGGCGGTTCAATTGTTCGCTGGACGCTTATCCGAAGCTGTTGGCGATCACCGATCGCTGCATGACGCTCGATGCCTTCCGAACGACCGAACCAAGCACGCAGGCCGACGCGTTCTGA
- a CDS encoding antibiotic biosynthesis monooxygenase: MAQEPIATKGNYLHIYDFKVMPGHEEEFIRLFEEFDYSDGNPMHKSSAQVKDGVLCRDTEDPQRFFLIAEWSDIEEHAKIRKILANEIKPEFIKYIEGGKFIPKYVEVVSSTPDEILQKAAE; the protein is encoded by the coding sequence ATGGCGCAGGAGCCGATCGCCACCAAGGGCAATTATCTTCACATTTACGACTTCAAAGTCATGCCTGGGCATGAGGAAGAATTCATCAGGCTGTTCGAGGAGTTTGACTATTCGGACGGCAATCCGATGCATAAATCATCGGCGCAGGTGAAGGACGGCGTGCTTTGCCGCGACACCGAAGATCCGCAGCGTTTCTTCCTGATCGCCGAGTGGAGTGACATCGAGGAGCACGCCAAGATCCGCAAGATTCTCGCCAACGAGATCAAGCCGGAATTCATCAAGTATATCGAAGGCGGGAAATTCATCCCGAAATATGTCGAGGTGGTCTCCTCGACACCGGACGAGATCCTGCAGAAGGCGGCAGAGTGA
- a CDS encoding FAD-dependent oxidoreductase codes for MAWTIAASLNEVPEGKTLGVEVDGVHIALYNLDGKIYATHGICTHALALLSEGWIEDGKIECPLHQGQFDIRSGKALCSPVTEDLRTFAVRVDGNDILVDVDQPGAASPLKHVTPEPAASENTNRSDNTNRVVIVGAGQAAAAAIRAMRAEGFNGSIDLVGAEPHLPYERPPLSKELLLGQADAASGVRLSEADAAQHGVHLHLGIAATSVDPAQRQITLDDGGVLAYDALLIATGGEPRRLSIPGADLAGVHYLRTIEDSLAIAAALDGAHHVAVVGGGFIGLELASAAITRGVAVTLLEREPEIMARIMPAAIGGAFRDLARRHGVDVRRNATVTAITKRGTRLGVITGEDVVEVDAVLVGIGMQPMLSLALQAGCATTTGGIAVDAQGRTSVPGIWAAGDCALYHDAIAGRRISLESWQNAEEQGAAAGRSMAGNKAPAAQKRPWFWTDQFGCNIQMLGVTGPQDGVAFAGSAQAAPGAIYRTFDRATGVLTSVVAFSDPQAIRAARAELDAATLYDPAVHGPLLSDEREDADTTTEASLMNAHPSLSLTKRYIWPADGLTRIPDWVYTDQTIYEREVEKIFHGRTWNYVALEAEVPNAGDYIRSNVGPTPVVVARAEDGSINVFENRCAHRAAEFCRELSGNAKEFVCPYHQWSYDLKGNLAGVPFRRGVGGKGGMPADFKNADHGLRRLKVTTHRGVVFASYCEDMEPLADYLSPEILREFEATFDGRRLKVLGHYRHSLPGNWKLYHENLKDPYHATLLHTFLVTFGLLVAGNKSLMLADPSGRHGVMASAKSDGKAVSSDAKKEMRAYKEGMTLADPRFMDFVDEFDSPWSVTMATIWPNLIIQREMNTLGIRQIVPTGPHEFIMKWTMFGYEGDTEEMTRHRLRQGNLMGPAGFLGLEDNEAIKFVQDGMLGVPHGEHLVKLDPAVEAGTADNLISESAIRAMYKHWRAEMGL; via the coding sequence ATGGCATGGACGATAGCGGCTTCGTTGAACGAGGTCCCCGAGGGCAAAACCCTTGGCGTGGAAGTCGATGGCGTTCACATCGCGCTCTACAATCTCGACGGCAAAATCTACGCGACGCACGGAATTTGCACACACGCCCTCGCCCTTCTGTCCGAAGGCTGGATCGAAGACGGCAAGATCGAATGTCCGCTGCATCAGGGGCAGTTCGATATTCGCAGTGGAAAGGCATTGTGTTCGCCCGTCACCGAAGACTTGCGGACATTCGCTGTGCGTGTCGACGGCAACGACATCCTCGTCGATGTCGATCAGCCGGGGGCCGCCTCACCGCTCAAGCATGTTACGCCCGAACCGGCGGCCTCGGAAAACACAAATCGGTCGGACAACACCAATCGCGTGGTGATTGTCGGCGCCGGTCAGGCTGCGGCGGCGGCCATTCGCGCGATGCGCGCCGAGGGTTTCAACGGCAGCATCGATCTCGTCGGCGCCGAACCGCATCTTCCCTATGAAAGGCCGCCGCTGTCGAAGGAGCTGTTGCTCGGCCAGGCGGACGCTGCATCCGGCGTACGGCTCAGCGAGGCGGATGCAGCGCAGCACGGCGTGCATCTGCATCTTGGCATTGCGGCGACGTCGGTCGATCCGGCGCAGCGGCAGATCACGCTCGATGATGGCGGTGTGCTGGCCTACGACGCGTTGCTGATCGCCACCGGCGGAGAGCCCCGGCGTCTGAGCATTCCCGGCGCCGATCTCGCCGGCGTCCATTATCTGCGGACGATCGAGGATTCGCTGGCGATTGCAGCGGCCCTTGACGGCGCACATCATGTTGCCGTCGTCGGCGGCGGCTTCATCGGGCTGGAGCTCGCATCGGCAGCGATCACGCGTGGCGTTGCCGTCACGCTGCTCGAGCGCGAGCCGGAGATCATGGCGCGGATCATGCCCGCGGCCATCGGCGGCGCCTTCCGCGATCTCGCGCGGCGTCATGGCGTCGATGTGCGCCGCAACGCCACCGTCACCGCCATCACCAAGCGCGGCACACGCCTCGGCGTCATCACCGGTGAGGATGTGGTCGAAGTCGATGCGGTGCTTGTTGGCATCGGCATGCAGCCCATGCTGAGCCTGGCTTTGCAGGCCGGCTGCGCAACCACGACAGGCGGCATCGCTGTGGATGCGCAGGGGCGCACTTCCGTGCCGGGAATCTGGGCGGCGGGCGATTGCGCCTTATATCACGATGCCATCGCCGGCCGTCGGATATCGCTCGAAAGCTGGCAGAATGCCGAAGAACAAGGCGCGGCAGCAGGCCGCTCCATGGCCGGAAACAAGGCGCCGGCTGCGCAAAAGCGGCCATGGTTCTGGACCGACCAGTTCGGCTGCAACATTCAGATGCTGGGCGTGACTGGCCCGCAAGATGGCGTGGCGTTTGCAGGTTCAGCCCAAGCGGCGCCCGGCGCGATCTATCGCACCTTCGATCGCGCGACCGGCGTGCTGACCAGTGTTGTTGCTTTCTCCGACCCGCAGGCCATCCGGGCTGCGCGGGCCGAACTCGACGCCGCAACCCTATACGACCCAGCGGTCCACGGCCCTCTCCTGTCCGACGAGCGGGAGGACGCCGACACAACGACGGAGGCTAGCCTCATGAATGCCCATCCGAGCCTGTCGCTCACCAAGCGCTATATCTGGCCGGCCGACGGCCTGACGCGCATTCCCGATTGGGTCTATACCGATCAGACCATTTATGAGCGCGAGGTCGAGAAGATCTTCCATGGCCGCACGTGGAATTATGTCGCGCTGGAAGCCGAAGTGCCGAATGCCGGCGACTATATCCGCTCGAATGTCGGGCCGACGCCGGTCGTGGTCGCGCGCGCCGAAGATGGATCGATCAATGTCTTCGAGAACCGCTGTGCCCATCGCGCAGCTGAGTTCTGCCGCGAGCTGTCCGGCAATGCCAAGGAGTTCGTCTGCCCCTATCATCAATGGTCCTACGACCTGAAGGGCAATCTTGCGGGCGTTCCGTTCCGGCGGGGCGTTGGCGGCAAAGGCGGCATGCCGGCCGACTTCAAGAATGCAGACCATGGCCTGCGCCGTCTCAAAGTCACCACACACCGCGGCGTTGTGTTTGCATCCTATTGCGAGGACATGGAGCCGCTCGCCGACTATCTCTCCCCGGAGATCCTGCGCGAGTTCGAAGCGACCTTCGACGGACGCCGCCTGAAGGTCCTCGGTCATTACCGCCACTCGCTGCCGGGCAATTGGAAGCTCTATCACGAGAACCTGAAAGACCCGTATCACGCAACGCTGCTGCACACCTTCCTGGTGACATTCGGTCTTTTGGTGGCCGGCAACAAATCGCTGATGCTCGCCGATCCGAGCGGGCGTCACGGCGTGATGGCGTCGGCCAAGTCGGACGGCAAAGCTGTGTCCAGCGACGCCAAGAAGGAAATGCGCGCCTACAAGGAAGGCATGACGTTGGCCGATCCGCGCTTCATGGATTTCGTCGACGAGTTCGACAGCCCGTGGTCGGTGACCATGGCGACGATCTGGCCCAATCTGATCATCCAGCGCGAGATGAACACGCTCGGCATCCGGCAGATCGTCCCCACCGGCCCGCATGAATTCATCATGAAATGGACCATGTTTGGCTATGAAGGCGATACCGAAGAGATGACACGGCATCGCCTGCGGCAAGGCAATCTCATGGGTCCCGCAGGCTTCCTCGGCCTGGAAGACAACGAAGCGATCAAGTTCGTCCAGGATGGCATGCTGGGCGTGCCGCATGGCGAACATCTCGTGAAGCTCGATCCCGCGGTCGAAGCCGGCACCGCCGACAACCTGATTTCGGAATCGGCCATCCGCGCCATGTACAAACACTGGCGTGCGGAAATGGGACTCTAG
- a CDS encoding aromatic-ring-hydroxylating dioxygenase subunit beta: MDLAVKRTPSPAPLMDPRLEAVLLRHEIETFNVRYAAALDEQRLSDWTDMFTDDALYVVLSRENFDHNMPVGLIYCEGKPMIHDRAFALSETAMFAPRYLRHIIGNLDVLSEEQDGIVKARANYVVLQVLFDRPDATLHQVGAYHDVFRRENGVLKLAERRCVYDNLLVPNALCLPV; this comes from the coding sequence ATGGATCTCGCCGTCAAGCGCACCCCATCGCCCGCTCCGCTCATGGATCCCCGTCTTGAAGCCGTTCTGCTGCGGCACGAGATCGAAACCTTCAACGTCCGCTATGCGGCGGCGCTGGATGAGCAGCGCCTCTCCGACTGGACGGACATGTTCACCGACGACGCGCTCTACGTCGTCCTTTCGCGCGAGAATTTCGACCACAACATGCCGGTCGGCCTGATCTATTGCGAAGGCAAGCCGATGATCCATGATCGCGCTTTCGCATTGAGCGAAACGGCGATGTTCGCGCCGCGCTACCTGCGGCACATCATCGGAAATCTCGATGTGCTGAGCGAGGAACAGGACGGCATCGTCAAGGCGCGCGCGAACTATGTCGTGCTGCAGGTGCTTTTCGATCGCCCCGACGCAACACTGCATCAGGTCGGCGCCTATCACGATGTCTTCCGCCGCGAGAACGGCGTGCTCAAGCTCGCCGAACGCCGCTGCGTCTACGATAACCTGCTGGTTCCGAACGCGCTCTGTTTGCCGGTTTGA
- a CDS encoding MarR family winged helix-turn-helix transcriptional regulator, whose product MAKSKKSKKTTPVRTKKAAPARKKSVEHRSLYASMPLWARPGFLIRRLHQINYALFFEECAGFDITPVQYSLLTTLSLNPDTDQHTLGREVGIDRTNVADVLRRLEQRGLLTRRRGEVDRRAVLARLTPAGEKVTREMFKAMQRAQARLLEPLPPKERAALMAGLLRLVDANNHLGRTVFQPS is encoded by the coding sequence TTGGCCAAATCCAAGAAAAGCAAGAAGACCACCCCAGTCCGGACCAAGAAAGCCGCGCCAGCCCGCAAAAAGAGCGTCGAGCACCGGTCTCTCTATGCCAGCATGCCGCTGTGGGCCCGTCCCGGATTCCTGATCCGCCGGCTGCATCAAATCAATTACGCGCTGTTCTTCGAGGAATGCGCCGGCTTCGACATCACCCCGGTCCAATACTCGCTGCTGACGACGCTCAGTCTCAATCCCGATACCGATCAGCACACGCTCGGGCGCGAGGTCGGCATCGATCGCACCAATGTCGCCGATGTTCTTCGCCGCCTGGAGCAGCGGGGTCTGTTGACGCGCCGCAGAGGCGAGGTGGACCGCAGAGCTGTGCTCGCTCGTCTGACGCCAGCGGGCGAGAAAGTCACCCGCGAAATGTTCAAGGCGATGCAGCGCGCGCAGGCCCGTTTGCTCGAGCCGTTGCCGCCGAAGGAGCGGGCAGCATTGATGGCGGGACTGTTGCGGCTTGTGGACGCCAACAACCATCTGGGCCGGACAGTGTTTCAGCCGAGCTGA
- a CDS encoding TRAP transporter substrate-binding protein yields MNRRKLLKGLAGGTAATATLAAPAIAQTQPTVRWRMATGWPKSLDTIHGSAEELCKRVGQLTEGRFDIRCFAGGEIVPPLQVLDAVQNGTIECGHVLSANYIGKSPTYAFDAGLPFGLNARQQAAWLFEGGGLPLIRDFYKKTNVIPFPCGNVGTQMGGFYRKEINSVQDLQGLKIRIGGLGGVILRKLGAVPQQLPPSDIYSALERGTIDASEWIGPYDDAKLGLNKVAKFYYAPGWWEGSAGITAPVSLPAWNALPEHFKIAFETACNEQMMMMLAKYDARNPDALRRMIGEGTQLRLFPRPVLDACYQASFETFDELSAKDADFKTIYGPWKRFLESSNPWFRVAEQSLDAYRFSHDIPPSK; encoded by the coding sequence ATGAATCGTCGTAAGCTATTAAAGGGATTGGCGGGCGGGACCGCTGCAACTGCTACGCTCGCTGCACCGGCCATTGCACAGACGCAGCCGACTGTCCGTTGGCGTATGGCGACGGGCTGGCCGAAAAGCCTCGACACGATCCATGGATCGGCAGAAGAGCTTTGCAAGCGCGTCGGTCAATTGACCGAAGGCCGCTTTGACATCCGCTGCTTCGCCGGTGGCGAAATCGTTCCGCCGCTGCAGGTTCTCGACGCCGTCCAGAACGGCACGATCGAGTGCGGGCACGTATTGTCCGCCAATTATATCGGCAAGAGCCCGACCTACGCCTTCGACGCCGGCTTGCCGTTTGGGCTGAATGCGCGGCAACAGGCAGCGTGGCTCTTTGAAGGCGGCGGATTGCCGCTCATTCGCGACTTCTACAAAAAGACCAATGTCATCCCCTTCCCGTGCGGCAATGTCGGCACTCAGATGGGCGGCTTCTACCGCAAGGAAATCAACTCCGTGCAGGACCTTCAGGGCCTGAAGATTCGCATCGGCGGTCTGGGCGGTGTGATCCTGCGCAAGCTCGGCGCCGTGCCGCAGCAATTGCCGCCGTCCGATATCTATTCCGCCCTGGAGCGCGGCACGATCGACGCGTCGGAATGGATCGGACCATATGACGATGCCAAGCTCGGTTTGAACAAGGTGGCGAAATTCTATTACGCCCCCGGCTGGTGGGAAGGCAGCGCCGGCATTACCGCGCCGGTCAGCCTGCCGGCGTGGAATGCGCTGCCCGAGCATTTCAAGATCGCCTTCGAGACCGCGTGCAACGAACAAATGATGATGATGCTCGCGAAATACGATGCGCGTAATCCGGATGCGCTGCGGCGCATGATCGGCGAAGGCACGCAACTGCGTCTCTTCCCGCGCCCGGTGCTCGACGCCTGCTACCAGGCCAGCTTCGAGACCTTCGACGAGTTGTCAGCCAAGGACGCCGACTTCAAGACGATCTACGGCCCCTGGAAGCGTTTCCTCGAAAGCTCCAATCCGTGGTTCCGGGTGGCCGAGCAAAGCCTCGACGCCTATCGCTTCTCCCACGATATCCCGCCATCCAAATGA
- a CDS encoding TRAP transporter small permease subunit, which produces MRALMALSRGIDALSAAFGKIADWMVAAACLISAANAVIRYSLSNSSNAWLEAQWYLLAGMVMLGASYTLFRNGHVRVDLLYSTYSTRTRLYVDLFGMTFFLLPTTILLTWMTWPFFVTSWLSDEASSNAGGLLRWPVKLILPLGFLLLTLQGFSEIIKRIALLRGMDPQTEVVTDYQRPDQ; this is translated from the coding sequence ATGCGTGCTTTGATGGCCTTGAGCCGCGGCATTGATGCCTTGAGTGCGGCCTTCGGCAAGATTGCGGACTGGATGGTGGCAGCGGCCTGTCTCATCAGCGCCGCCAATGCCGTGATCCGCTACAGTCTGAGCAACAGCTCGAACGCCTGGCTGGAAGCGCAATGGTATCTTCTGGCGGGCATGGTCATGCTCGGCGCCAGCTACACGCTGTTCCGCAACGGGCATGTCCGCGTCGATCTGCTGTACAGCACCTACAGCACCCGCACGCGTCTGTATGTCGACCTGTTCGGCATGACCTTCTTTCTGCTGCCGACCACCATCCTGCTGACCTGGATGACCTGGCCATTCTTCGTCACCAGCTGGTTGTCGGACGAAGCCTCCTCGAATGCCGGCGGGCTGCTGCGATGGCCAGTGAAGCTGATCCTGCCCCTCGGCTTTCTGCTGCTCACGTTGCAGGGCTTTTCGGAAATCATCAAACGCATCGCGCTGTTGCGGGGCATGGATCCGCAAACCGAAGTCGTGACCGATTATCAACGACCGGACCAATGA